A window of Anaerolineae bacterium contains these coding sequences:
- a CDS encoding ABC transporter permease — protein MLQIRIERRYTVPGWLRVVVNAISLLLAFVAIAIVFWAVKINPIYAYTKIFTGSFGSLYGLSETTVKAIPLLLCGTGLALAFKAHFWNIGAEGQLLMGAVGATWVALFFPLTLPSWAVRPTMFAAGFLAGALWALIPALLRAKLQVNEVITSLMLVYVAVEVVNYLVYGPWKGLKEWGFPYSDRFPDAAILPTVPGTRIHYPTLILGIVAAILAYFFLMGTKWGYELRVTGDNPRAAHYAGIPYLRVALLVMIISGGLAGMAGVGEVAGIHARLRYPHGISPGYGFTAIIVTWLAQLNPLIVILTSFLFGGLLVGGDALKVSLGLPVPTIHMFNGAILFFLIGGEILLRYRISLARPERKKAQLSP, from the coding sequence ATGCTCCAGATTCGTATTGAGAGGCGTTACACTGTCCCGGGCTGGCTAAGGGTTGTGGTCAACGCCATCTCCCTCCTCCTGGCTTTCGTGGCCATAGCCATAGTGTTTTGGGCAGTGAAAATAAACCCCATTTATGCCTATACCAAAATCTTTACCGGCTCCTTTGGTAGCCTCTACGGCCTTTCCGAGACCACTGTAAAAGCCATACCGCTGCTCCTGTGCGGGACGGGGCTGGCTCTGGCCTTTAAGGCCCATTTCTGGAACATTGGAGCCGAAGGCCAGCTCTTGATGGGGGCCGTTGGTGCTACATGGGTGGCCCTCTTTTTCCCCCTCACGCTGCCTTCCTGGGCGGTTCGCCCCACCATGTTTGCAGCAGGATTCCTGGCCGGAGCCCTCTGGGCCCTTATCCCGGCCCTCCTCAGAGCTAAGCTCCAGGTAAACGAAGTGATTACCTCCCTAATGCTGGTTTACGTAGCCGTTGAAGTTGTCAATTACCTGGTTTACGGCCCATGGAAAGGGCTTAAAGAATGGGGATTCCCCTACTCCGATAGATTCCCCGACGCTGCCATACTGCCCACAGTGCCAGGAACCCGCATCCATTACCCCACTCTGATTCTGGGAATTGTCGCTGCCATCCTGGCTTACTTTTTCCTGATGGGCACCAAATGGGGTTATGAGCTCAGGGTAACAGGCGATAACCCCAGAGCCGCTCATTACGCCGGGATCCCTTACCTTCGAGTAGCCCTTCTGGTGATGATAATAAGCGGAGGACTTGCAGGAATGGCAGGGGTCGGCGAAGTAGCTGGTATCCATGCCCGCCTGCGCTACCCCCACGGTATCTCTCCAGGCTATGGCTTTACAGCCATAATCGTGACCTGGCTGGCTCAGCTAAACCCGCTCATAGTTATCCTGACTTCTTTCCTCTTCGGCGGGCTTCTGGTAGGAGGCGACGCTCTCAAGGTTTCCCTCGGCCTGCCCGTGCCCACCATCCACATGTTCAACGGCGCCATCCTCTTTTTCCTGATCGGTGGGGAAATCCTCCTGCGTTACCGCATCTCACTGGCCAGGCCCGAAAGAAAGAAAGCGCAGCTATCCCCCTAA
- the mnmA gene encoding tRNA 2-thiouridine(34) synthase MnmA, giving the protein MRKGRVVIAMSGGVDSSVAAALLLKEGYEVIGVMMRLWAQGDGENRCCPPVAVEMARQVAEILGIPFYVLDFREPFYDKVVVPFIRGYASGITPNPCLSCNRFIKFDLLLRRAMALEADYLATGHYARIVKANGQYKLLKGIDPAKDQSYVLYMLTQGQLARLLFPLGWFTKEQVRGIARELGLPTAEREESQELCFIAGNDYRDFLRLYIPEALRHGPIYDTKGRFLGTHKGLPLYTVGQRFGLGIPYGKRLYVISKDPVRNALIVGTAEEQGRSEILAGEVNFISGHFPEGPIEVRARIRYRAPEQEAVINPEKQGRVKVTFKAPVVGAAPGQAVVFYDGDEVLGGGIIQS; this is encoded by the coding sequence ATGAGAAAGGGAAGGGTTGTAATAGCAATGAGCGGCGGAGTTGATAGTTCTGTTGCCGCCGCTTTATTGCTTAAAGAAGGGTATGAGGTTATAGGAGTAATGATGCGGCTCTGGGCCCAGGGGGACGGGGAAAATCGGTGCTGTCCCCCAGTGGCGGTAGAAATGGCTCGCCAGGTGGCTGAAATTTTGGGCATCCCTTTTTACGTTCTGGACTTCAGAGAGCCTTTCTACGATAAAGTAGTGGTTCCTTTTATCCGGGGCTATGCTTCCGGCATAACTCCCAATCCTTGTCTATCCTGTAACAGGTTTATAAAATTTGACCTTCTCCTTCGGAGGGCTATGGCTCTGGAGGCGGATTACCTGGCCACAGGCCATTATGCCCGCATAGTTAAAGCCAACGGACAATACAAACTGCTCAAGGGTATTGACCCTGCCAAAGACCAATCCTACGTCCTTTACATGCTCACTCAAGGACAGCTTGCCAGGCTTCTTTTTCCCCTGGGCTGGTTCACGAAAGAGCAAGTTCGGGGGATAGCCCGGGAACTGGGGCTTCCTACGGCTGAAAGGGAGGAAAGCCAGGAACTCTGTTTTATTGCAGGGAACGATTACCGTGATTTCCTACGTCTCTACATCCCTGAAGCCCTTCGCCATGGACCCATTTACGACACAAAGGGCCGCTTTTTAGGAACCCACAAGGGCTTGCCTTTATACACTGTAGGTCAGCGTTTTGGCCTCGGGATCCCTTATGGCAAGCGGCTTTACGTGATAAGCAAAGATCCAGTGCGCAATGCTTTGATTGTAGGCACGGCTGAGGAACAGGGGCGCAGTGAAATTTTAGCTGGCGAAGTAAACTTCATCTCGGGCCATTTTCCCGAGGGGCCCATTGAAGTTAGGGCGCGCATCCGTTACCGGGCTCCAGAGCAGGAAGCTGTAATTAATCCAGAAAAACAAGGTCGGGTTAAAGTAACCTTCAAAGCCCCAGTGGTAGGCGCAGCTCCGGGCCAGGCTGTAGTCTTTTACGACGGAGATGAAGTCCTTGGAGGAGGGATCATCCAGAGTTAG
- the nifU gene encoding Fe-S cluster assembly scaffold protein NifU: MYSELVWEHFTNPRNVGVIEDADGVARVGNPVCGDVMEMFIKVKEGRIVDIKFRTLGCGAAIATSSMATELVKGKTLEEALKLSRKAVAEALGGLPPNKMHCSNLAAEAVHKAIEDYLRRNPGVVLNIGEEGK, from the coding sequence ATGTATAGTGAACTTGTCTGGGAGCATTTCACGAACCCCCGCAATGTTGGGGTTATAGAAGACGCCGATGGCGTAGCCAGGGTCGGGAACCCGGTCTGTGGGGATGTTATGGAGATGTTCATAAAAGTGAAGGAAGGAAGAATTGTGGATATAAAGTTCCGGACCCTGGGATGCGGTGCGGCCATTGCTACGAGTTCCATGGCTACGGAATTGGTCAAAGGCAAAACCCTTGAAGAAGCCCTGAAACTGTCCCGTAAAGCGGTAGCTGAAGCTCTTGGGGGACTTCCCCCCAATAAAATGCATTGCAGCAATCTTGCTGCAGAGGCCGTTCATAAAGCTATTGAGGATTACTTGCGGAGAAATCCGGGGGTTGTTCTGAACATCGGCGAAGAGGGGAAATGA